GGAGTCGCTGATCACCGTCTCGCGCAAGCTGCGCGACCTGCGCTCGCTGGAGTGCTTCGCCTCCTGGACTTTCCGCATCGTCAAGCGCGAGTGCAACCGGCTCAAGCGCGGCATGCGCCTGTTGACCGGCGACGCCATCACCGAGAACATCCTGCCGGTGGTGCTGCCCGAGCCCTGCGAGTGGCGCCACGACGTGGCCGCCGCCCTGGAGTCGTTGCCGGACCACTACCGCGAAGTGGTGCTGTTGCGCGACCTGGAGGGCCTGACCATCGCCGAAATCGGCGAACGCCTCGAGCTGACCCGCGAAGCGGTCAAGGCGCGCCTGCACCGGGCGCGCGTGCTGGCACGCGAATACCTGGATCCATGAACAGTTTTCATACACGGAAGCCGGCACACTCGCCCGGCGTCCGCCCCGCGTTTCCCACCGGCGGGTTGCCCCCGTCATTATCGCCAACGTAATGGAGAGCAAGCGCATGTCCAAGCAGATCAAGAAACCCGTCGCCCTCGCGCTCGGCGCCGCCCTGGTAGGCGGTATCGGCCTGTCGTCGTCCGCCTTCGCCATGAGCGACCTCGCCCAGGGCTACGTGCTGGGTGCGCAGCAGGCGCAGACGGCCGAGAAGGCCGCCGATGCCAAGGCCACCGACGCCAAGGCCGCCGAAGGCAAGTGCGGCGCCGACAAGAAGACCGGCGAAGGCAGCTGCGGCGCCGACAAGGACAAGAAGCACGCCGAGGGCAAGTGCGGCGAAGGCAAGTGCGGCGCCGACAAGAAGAAGGCCGGCGAAGGCAAGTGCGGTGAAGGCAAGTGCGGCGCCGACAAGGACAAGAAGAAGGCCGGTGAAGGCAAGTGCGGCGAAGGCAAGTGCGGTGGCTCGGTCTGAGCCACGCGCCATGGACGGCGCGCGTCCGCTGAATGCGGACGCCGTCGGACTGGGCTTGCGGCGGGCCCTGCTGGGCCCGCTGCGGTCGGCCGCGGCCGGCGATTTCGATTTCCTGGAATTGGCGCCGGAGAACTGGATCGGCGTCGGCGGTCGCTACGGCGAGGCCCTGCGCGAGCTGTCCGCGCGCCACCCGCTGGTC
The sequence above is a segment of the Lysobacter silvisoli genome. Coding sequences within it:
- a CDS encoding RNA polymerase sigma factor, translating into MTVSMAHGDLAAAHSGDRAALERVLAHSRQDLRRYAEFHCVINDIEDAVQESLITVSRKLRDLRSLECFASWTFRIVKRECNRLKRGMRLLTGDAITENILPVVLPEPCEWRHDVAAALESLPDHYREVVLLRDLEGLTIAEIGERLELTREAVKARLHRARVLAREYLDP